A single region of the Saprospiraceae bacterium genome encodes:
- a CDS encoding ABC transporter ATP-binding protein produces the protein MIELKNIRKAYKTEYTSLEVLKGIDLTIETGEFAAIMGSSGSGKSTLLNILGILDDYDSGEYHLAGTMIKDLSQTQAAYYRNQMIGFVFQSFNLLSFKTAWENVALPLYYQKVDRKKRRDLALAYLGKVGLRDWAEHLPNQLSGGQQQRVAIARALITQPKIILADEPTGALDSTTSYEVMNIFKAVNDQGITVILVTHENDIAGKCSRIIRLRDGLVEGKPMPLNN, from the coding sequence ATGATTGAATTAAAAAATATCCGGAAGGCCTATAAAACGGAGTATACTTCCCTTGAAGTCCTTAAGGGAATTGACCTAACCATTGAAACAGGTGAATTTGCAGCTATCATGGGATCATCAGGATCTGGTAAGTCTACCTTACTCAATATCCTGGGCATCCTGGATGATTACGATTCAGGCGAATACCATCTGGCAGGGACCATGATCAAGGATTTGAGCCAGACCCAAGCGGCTTATTATCGAAACCAAATGATCGGTTTTGTTTTTCAATCTTTTAACTTACTTTCCTTCAAAACGGCTTGGGAAAATGTTGCCCTGCCGCTTTATTACCAAAAAGTGGATCGGAAAAAAAGACGAGACCTGGCCCTTGCCTACCTGGGAAAAGTGGGCCTCAGGGACTGGGCCGAACATTTGCCTAACCAGCTATCTGGGGGCCAACAGCAAAGAGTGGCTATTGCCCGGGCATTGATTACACAACCTAAAATCATCCTGGCTGACGAACCCACAGGAGCCTTGGACTCAACAACTTCTTATGAAGTAATGAATATCTTCAAAGCAGTAAATGACCAAGGGATTACCGTCATTTTAGTTACTCATGAAAATGATATTGCTGGAAAATGTAGTCGTATTATTCGACTTAGAGATGGCCTCGTTGAGGGGAAACCTATGCCTTTAAATAATTGA